Part of the Anomaloglossus baeobatrachus isolate aAnoBae1 chromosome 1, aAnoBae1.hap1, whole genome shotgun sequence genome, GAAGCATTGACAATCTCAGGAGATGCTCCCGATGTCTTTTATTGTATGCAGCGTTGATTCAGTTATGGGCTGCAGCAATATCGATGTAAAGTCAGCGCTGCAGATAAGAACAGATGCctggagcagcggcagagactcagcGCAGAAGTTAGAGACAACTTAacagggagaggaacgcagtgtggcCAGCGCCAATCAGTCAGTGTCCTACCACCCTCCCCCATAACACTCGGCCAAGCATACGTGCCACCAGGGGGAGACCCAAGCAATCACATACACACAATGATCATCAGGTGCTCCTCATATACTATAATGCGCATGGCCAGCTCCCCTATAAAGGTAGTGATGTGGTGAGTTCTTGAGAAAAGCCAGTCCCTTCATATTTGTacattaagggtggctttacacgctacgaaatcgctagccgatactagcgatggcgagcgtgatagcacccgcccctatcgttatgccgatatgtgaagatcgctgccgtagtgaatattatcgctaaggcagcgtcacacgtacttacctgctcggtgacgtcgcggtgaccggcgaaccgcctcctttctaaggagggcgGTTcgctcagcatcacagcgacgtcactaagcggccacccaatcaaagcggaggggcggagatgagcgggacgaacatcccgcccaccttcttccttcctcattgctggcgtgtggcaggtaaggagaggttcctcgttcctgcggcgtcacacgtagcgatgtgtgctgccgcagggacgaggatcaacttcgcccaagcgacagcagtgataattgggagaggacccccatgtcaacgaggagcgattttggacgtttttgcaacgatccaaaatcgctcctaggagtcacacacaacgagatcgctacagcggccggatgcgcgtcacaaaatgcgtgaccccaacgagatcgctgtagcgatctcgtagcgtgtaaagcccgctttagacatatTGACTCACATTTTTCATGGTAAAATGCTATTTCTCTATTACGTAAGCACCACGTAACACATCAGTCCTAAATCCTCGTCCTATGAAGTGCTCATCACACAACCTGCTTCATTACAAACCCCTGACTGCAGGAAATCAAAGCATTGGCATGTTCCCCAGACCACACAGTAATTACACTGCCACGTATCTGTAGAAGATAAAGCAATTTATTTTCTACATCCTTGAAGCTACACATCTGGAATCTTGTCCCTTTTTTGTCAGGCCATGGAAATGCATTCAGTTTTCCCAATTTTCAAGCAGGACAGTGGAATGGTGTAAAGGCATAAAATCCAAGGCTGGAGGGAGGTCAGGCTTCTAATTTCACGGAGTCCAGCATGGCACGGGCATCCCTATATTCCTCTTTCTCTTCTAAGTCTTTTTCATTCTCCTAAAAAAAAGAAGCCAAAAACACAATGTCAAATAACATGCAATAATAGTAATAGTATCATAAGAAATTACAACTTGGCGCGTAGAGAACCGGCCCCTCATACGAGTCCATCGGtggaaaaattaaatttatggtaTTCAGAAAACATGGACGCAaaaccatttctttttttttttaaatcaggttgttttaataattaaattattaaaaaaaaatgtaattgattATTGCCATAAACCGGTCGTGAGGCAAAGAATCCTGTTGCCAGGTCACTTATATCGCATACTGAACACAAGACATAAAACCATAAAAACAAATGGTAGAATTGTGATTTCTCACAGTTTTACCCTACACGGAattttttcccccccttttttttttttagcactttaCATGGCAAAATGAATTGTGTTATTTGAAACTACAACTAGGtctgcaaaagcaaacaaaaaaaaaaaaaaacaacccctgaaaaaacaatacaaaaaaagCCCTGGTACTACTACCTCGATAGGAAAAAAGGATGAAGTTATGACTCTTGTAATTaggggaggaaaaagggaaaatacAAAAGCGAAAAATTGCACTGTCAGGAAGGGATTAAAATTGACCTCAATACCTTGTTCACATCCATAAATTAAGTCGACTATGACTGCTTTGCTGGGTCTGAATGAAGAACATATTAaaaggaaccaatcatcaggatattcgtatataagctaaagccagtgctatacgggcactatcaggctgattctatacatacctgtagtggtcagctcagatatttaggttttgaaagtaaagtttataaaatcaccagcttgttgagtgacatcaGCTGAGGGTCAGATAATATACTCagtgttatcccctccccctgttagaattagcataagtatgatacaatTGATTCActatttcacttgcaggacctgtgtgaggtaatacccatgtgaccagaaggggcagggtctcagccaacagaaaaatgttgattcgtggtatcagctttgttggctgaggccccgccccttctgatcacatgggtatgacctcaaacaggtcctgcaagtgaaatagTAAATTGTttctataatacttatgctaattctaacaggggaaggaggggataactatgaataccccccagatattatctgatcctctgctgctgccactcaaaaagctgatgattttataaactttacttccttggatttcaaaacctaaacatccgagctgaccactacaggtatgtatagaatcagcctgatagcgccagtatagcactggctttagcttacatacaaatatcctgatgattggttccctttaagattcatAAAGAAGAGCTGGAGCCAAAAAAAGAAGGAACCACCTGATAATGCTGGAGAAGGTTTCTACAGTACAGAATGCCATGTCTATGTGTAGGGATGATATAATGACCTCATGTGCTGTATTGTGTTTGAAAACTGCAAAGTAAATCCAGACCGACACAGAAATACTTACTAAGACCTGAGTCAGGTCCGTGTGTGCGGCCTCGAGCCTGCGGTGACAATCTGGGATCATCATGCGAGATTCTTGGAGTATTTCAGTCTGAAATGCAAAAATGAAGATGTGAAATTCCAATATGTGGATGGCAGCTGATTTTAATTTGTATcacatttagagatgagcgaacccaatgtTCACAGTTTGTACCGATCACAGACTTCGAACAAAACAGAGTTCGGgtactttacgtatgcaaaccactagggtgagcattgctgtgctcgggtacaatcggtgctcagcccagtgtgagccacttgcagtgcttCAACGTCTCGCACccagggtaacaacagcgtgatcggatgtagtgtgcaccaaaaaaatggaaaaaccccacccaccgtcccccggaagtgatctgtttatggctggctgcatgtgggcggagagtcGAACTGCCAAACaaggacttccaatggggttcaggtcaagtccagattcCAAgccgaactttacaaaaagttctactgaacccacagaacccgaacttccacgggtctgctcatctctaatcatattcTGAATAAAatcttatgactagagatgagggaacctgttTAAGCTCCGTTCGGCggattcagccggactttagatacaaTTTGGTttgggacttgacctgaaccccaaaaacagtcactaattgagcagactggtctctgcccacatgcacccagccataagcagatcacttccagggggcgGCCGATTGGGGTTTTCACAttctttttttgtttggtgcacactacatctgataatgctaTTGTATCCCCCAGTGTGAGAcagtcaaacactgcaagcggctcccactgagctgagcactgagcgtacccgagcacagcgatgctcacgcaagTGAAGTTGATAAGCAAAGCATCCAAACTCAGTTTCTTCATAAAAGtctgaacaccgaacctcaggttggGTGATCTCTACTTATGACTGTACGGATGACTGAACTAGATGGAAAACTCCATTAACTCTTATAGGCTGAGTTTCCAATCATCAGTTGTGCCCAGCCAATTATTTTATGCCTGAGCCCACTATAATTTATGCCGGTCGTGACAGTATCCGGCTTCCAGTCAGAGCAGAAAACTCCGcatacaatgttttttttttttttaatttaaaatccaTCTCAAAACACAACCAAAGTGGCAACTAATGCATTGCAAATCTGCATGATCGGTACTAGAACCAGTTGCAGAAGGTAATGTATCAGTGCATTTACAAGCACTTTTATGGAGTGGAATAATCATTATACAGGGACCACCACTTATTGAATATATCTAGAAAAGCGCCCCTTATGCTTTAAAAGGCTATCAACATCTTTAACAtggaaaaattatttttattgattGCTTTTAGTTTCAGTCTGCCATCTTCACTCCTTTGTTAATTTTTAGTATGCAGTTTTCAGCCTGATCCCACTTTAAGATTTTTCTCTTGTGAGAGTGtccctccctgtaatacaggctggatgtgagttttGCATGTATCCAGGCAGCTACTGTCTTCACTTTCATGTATCAGCACAGCTCCAAACCTGCACTTTTCTCCTATCCATAGTTTGTTTTCTCTGCTCTCCATAAGACTTTAGATACTTTCCCCCTCTctacctcctccctgctgctatttTTAACACTGAGGAAAGGGAAGAGGGAGAAGAAAGCAGTCAGAACCAGGAGCTCTGATAGATTTCTAACATAGATCACACAGCAAGATAAAAGGGCAACAGTCTGAAGCAGCAAAATGGTAGAAACATTTTAATGAATACtagacagtgtgtccaccgccattaacttgagaacggcggcagctataggtatagaagtggtgtctaggtatagtaaagtatccatgcgctacgcattgAAATCACCTATAGCGTCTCCTGGTGAAAAAACAACAAAGTTAGcattttttatctcgaaaatggaacgagagagagaaaaaaagtgaattataaagttgtagggcatcatcagttcaatacgaatcgacaccttgcatacagaaatgctatgattagaacatgtaaaactcacaaggctgtggacgtgaagtaatacctcatggagaccttcctacaagtcattgggaatGGTGGCTGCGTggcgtggcctccacgctcacctgacctgaccccattgaactgctttctgtgaggtcacatcaaacaggacgtgtatgtgacccctccatcaacattgcagggtctacgatgacgtatcacagatgcttgtgcaaacgtgtcacctaccatattgcacaacgtgcagcaagatacagtatgctgtccagatgtgcattgcagctgacggtggccactttgaacatcaaagttaaatgagcgccatatgcgtgaccagcattcaatgttttttgtttttttttcggggggtgggggggtggtgatgggtttcatatcatagcatttctgtatgcaaggtgttgattcgtattgaattgatgatgccctacaatttttttaattcactatttttctctatctcgtttcgttttcaagataaaaatgctaactctgttttccaccaggtggggctataggtggtttcattgcgtaacgcatggcaactttactatacctagacaccacttctatgcctatagctgccgccgttctcaagttaatggcggtggacagggtatgggtggacacgctgtataaaaAGTTGCTTAACTTTTTCTGGATCAACACAGACACAAAGCAGAACCTTTCCTATGTAGCTTTACTATTCGTCAAGGGGTAGAAAAAAAAAGGATATAATAATAAAAACAGTCAAAAATGAATGTAGGTgacaatttgataaaaaaaaaccaaaaccttaattaaaaaaaataaggatATGATTATTAAGACAAATTTTGCACTTTTAATTCAGGGCCAGATTGGGTCAGTGTCTTCACAAAAATGTGGCATAACGGCACAGGTACGTCTCGGAGCCATAAAATCATCTGGCGCCATATGTTGCTTTGTGTGTCTTAGATCTGTTACAGATTCTGTAAATCAGACGGAAAAAACAATAAATGTTTCTTTTGACTCCGCTTTTTGGAGAAAGATAAAAAAAGAATGTATTAACCCTCTGAAGAGCAAGAGCTTTTTTCGCCGCGGGCGCCGACAGCGGATGGAGGGGTGGTGTATATGTGCTTGCCCTGTTAGGGACTGAAATCACAGCCTGTGGTCGGAAAGTTTATTTAAAATAACCTCCTTCCGCTGTTTCTCGCCCCTTCATCCAGAATGGGATCAGCTGGTTGCATAAAAATCGCCTGCATCGTTTGGTTAATAAAGAAATACTGCGCTGAGATAATATCACAGAGAGATAATTACGGCATGAGAAAAAACGGTCATTGAGTATATTGATCATGTGGAGAGGCCTCGGCAGGAGGCTTTAAGTGAAAGAGAAAGGTAAAGAAAATGAAAAGCAGAAAACAGCAGGTTTTTATTTGGGTGCTTATCATGCATAAAAAGTTATTACTTATCACTGCATTTCATTTTAGCGGAGATGATATTCTCACCATGCGCTTGGGAGGAAAATTACTAAACTGGAACCCCACTGAACGTGAACATTTTTCCTGCCTACACACTTAAATGTTGTTTTGTAAAATCCTTAGGTTAAGGAGAAGAAATACTCGCAGTTTAGAGTCTGCGATCAAGAGGCTGAAAAAATGGCGCCGATTTTAAAGTAAAAAGGCGCTTCGATGGGTCCAAAGATGAGAGATATCGTTATCGTACCGCTAGCGGCATTATATGCCTACGTTCTCATGATCAGCGTTTGCAGAGTTTCAGAATTTCGACACCAATtccgcacctttgtttacttgcgtTTTTGTGTGCGCTTTTTgtctcaataaagttggttgaaacacAGGCAGCAGAGCAAAGAAACAATATTATTACAGATTATAGAGGTATAAAATCATCATAATTATAACCTTCGCCACCTCAAACACTACAACCACTCACGTCccaatacacacagacacaaaataTATAAAGATATCACTAGATAGCTGAAACATAttagatagatatcctgcagatataCAATTTTCCACTCCCCCCCCCACATATTATAAACTTGCAGCCTCTAGTGTCTTTCATATGGCCCTAAAGTgggtttagcctggtttaaccgaATAAATAAatctaaaacaaaaaaataaatgtcGTGGGATTTTccctagttttgataaccagcagatcgctgcgggctggtattatcaggttgggacggtccatgattattgggcccttcccagaatAAAAATGTAagcccacagcctccccagaaggaagtggccactgagcttagagtgtcaccagcaggctgcaacacagatacagagagattggaagagtcacagaaaggcagagacatGGACACACTTTGGTCACAGCATACaccgatgaccgcttcattgtgaacaatgccctttggaatcAGATGATGAATGATGATGAATCCCCCACAACTCCAGACACATTTAAGAGAGGTGAGGGGCACCCAAATGTAACGCCAGACCATTTGAAACCATTTATATCTGCGTGATCTGTGTGCTAGAGGACCTGCAAGGATCCTGACCACACAAGCAGGCAAAGACATCATCTATGCTGGACGagggtgggcctcagtgctgttcactaatGAAAattgattcacgctgagcagaaatgatggccgccaatgatgttggagatgtcTAGGAGAGCGATGTgcgtcagccactgttgtcacaagACAAGCCTTTGCTGGTGGTTGTGTTACAGTGTTGAGAGAGAACTGcattacactttgtgaatggtacagtgacggcccctactactggaatatcaTCATTAAtctagtcattgtgcctctgcatgaacaacacaggcctaatttcatcttcatggatgataaTAAACCAGCTCatcaaggtcacatcattagggaattgCTGTTGGAGACTCAAATGGAgcagcctgcactttctccagacctgaatcccatagaaaacctatgggatcagctgagtcgccgtgtAGAGGTCATAACTCTGTATCCCAGGACCTCAATGGCCTGAGGgacacccttcaagaagagtggggtgccatgcctctgcagacaataactccacttgtgaacagcagatGTCGTCAGCTGTGATTGATACTCAAGGCCATATGACACGTTATTGAGATACTGACATTTTTTGagagtatacccaccactgtttgcTTTTCTTTCAATAAACTATTTACTATGAGGGAATCAGCATTGTTACTGCTACTAACGTGATAATATATCACTGCagcgtgaactttttacatttcacctgaaagtcaaatatccctaactttttgtatgTAGTGTATGTTTGTACTGCAACAGATGCTGCCATACACAAATTCAGTAAAACATTGGCGcatatggacaacccctttaaaaaggcaGGAAGTGGGTAGGTAATGTGTCAAGGAGGATATTCTTCCTGGCATACCGCAGATCAACATTCTACCCCCAAACCAGGCACTTGGGCACTGTGCCTTTAGGAAGTCTCATGGGTAGTTACATAGAGAGATACATCCTGGCATTAATGTTGGCATATCTGTACCTAAAACCCACTACACAAAAAGTTGCAAAGTGCACACTGCTGCCCGTAGGTCTTCATGGCCGCACCAGCTGGCAGGTTAGGCTCATTCATTTCTCAATTATGGGGTCTGTATGGCTACAGCGGAAAATGAAAAGGGGTTAAAATATAGAGCTAGCCTTGTTACTTGCCTGTTTTTTTATGACATACTCGTCCCCTCCTTCGCTTTTCATGCGCTCTATCTTCTCCTCTTGTTGTTTGGCTTCTTTTTCATACATTAATTTTTCCTTCGATAATCTGGAAGAGAAGACGTCAATATCGTCATCACTAATGATCCAGGTATCATGTGGATCCAGACATCAGACCTAACCCTCCATGACACTGCCGAACTGTAAAATGGGTCATCCCATAATTAACCCCTTTCCGTAAC contains:
- the TBCA gene encoding tubulin-specific chaperone A is translated as MADPRLRQIKIKTGVVKRLSKEKLMYEKEAKQQEEKIERMKSEGGDEYVIKKQTEILQESRMMIPDCHRRLEAAHTDLTQVLENEKDLEEKEEYRDARAMLDSVKLEA